The Sandaracinus amylolyticus genomic interval CAGGAAGGACTGGTCGGCGGGCTCTCGGCGCAGCTCTTCCTCGGCTCGGCGGCGATCCACATGCGCTGGGGCGTGCGCGGCGACGTCAGCTTCTCGTCGATCTGGCCGGGCGGAGACGTGTTCCCCGTCTCCGTCGACGGCGTGTGGGGCTGGGAGCCGATTCGCGAGCTCCAGCTCGAGCTCTTCGGCGGCGGCGCGATCCTCGTCGAGCAGGTCGACTCGATCCGCGGTGGTGGCCGCGGCGGGCTCCGGGTGATCGGCTTCTTCGATCTCTGACGCTCAGAGCGATCGGAGGAACGCGACCAGCGCGTCGCGCTGCGCGGCGTCGAGCATCAGCACGCGCTGCTTCACCGCCTCCGCCTCGCCGCCGTGCCAGAGGATCGCTTCGAGGAACGTGCGAGCGCGTCCGTCGTGCAGCAGGCGCGTGTGACCGCTGACGGTCTCGACGAGCCCGATCCCCCACAGCGGCGGCGTGCGCCACTCGCGCCCTTGCTCGCCGCCGCTCGTGTCGGCGAGGTCCTCGCCGAGGTCGTGGAGGAGCAGGTCGGAGTACGGGCGGATGTCCTGATCGCGCAGCTCGATGAACGGGTGCGTCGAGCCGGTGTGCGCGGTCGGCGCGTGACAGCCGACGCACCCGAGATCGCGGAAGAGCGCTTCGCCCTGACGCACCTGAGGATCCGACGCGTCGCGCTGCGCGGGCATCCCGAGCAGCCGCATGTACGTCGTCATCCGCGCGAGATCCTCGGCGGAGATCTCGAAGTGACCGCCCGCCTCGGGGAAGTACTCGCTCGTGACGCCGAGGTCGGCCTCGAGCGCGTCGGCGACCTGGTGCTCGACGCTGATCTTTTCCGCGCGCCATCCGATGCGACCGACGTGCGTCTCGCCGGTGCGCGGATCGGTGGCGAGCTGCACGCGACCGCTGATGCCGTCGCCGTTGCAGTCGGTCGGGTCGGCGCGCGAGACGATCGTCTCTTCGTCGATCGCCTCGAGCAGGCCCATGCCGAGCAGCTGGCGCGCGACGCGCACCGACGCGCGCATGCCGTCGGCGGGGAACGCGAACACCGGTCGCTGCAGCGTGACGACGGTGCCGTCGGCGAACGTGACGTCGTGCTCTTCGTAGCGAGCGATCGTCACCGCGCCTTCGCTCGGCTGGAGCTGATTTCCGAGCGGACCGTCGCCGTAGAGCTTGATCGCGACGCGATCGAGCGGGACGCCGATGTCGGGAGGCGCGCTGCGTCCGTTGCGCTCGTGGCACTCCGAGCAGCGGTGCACGTTGAACAGCGGCCCGAGCATGCCGGCCGACGACTCGAGCACCGGATTGTCGCCCTCGGAGTGCGCGCCGGTCTCGAAGTCGGTGTGGAACAGGCGGCGCCCTTCGAGCCACGGCTGCACGTGGTCGGGCTGCATGTTGAGCGCCATCTGAGAGAAGTAGAGCTGCGGCTCCGCGTAGATCCACGGGATCGTCGTGTCGCCCGCGAGGCGCGCGTCGGCGACGGGACCGAGCACGCCGCTCGCGTCGTGGTTCTCCGAGGTGAGGCGGCCCTCGCCGACGACGTAGCGGAACGTGTCGGTGTAGTACGCGGTGCGGCCCTCGATCGCGCCGGGATCGCCGGGCTGATTGCCCGCGATGAACACCCCGAACTCGAACTCGAGCACGTCGCCGACCTGCATGGGGCGGTTCTCGCGACCGTTGCCGACGACGTCCTGCTGCCACGTCATCGGCGCGACCTCGTCGAGGTCCGTGTTGCGATGGAAGACGTTGCCGTCGCCGTAGACCTTCCAGTAGCGGAAGTTCGTCGTCGGTCCGAGCGTGGTCGGCTGCGCCTCGGGCAGATACCGGATGCGCACGAGGTCTTCGCCCGCCGCGACGTGATCTTCGATCTCGAACGCGTAGCTGCGGTTCTCGAAGTAGCGCCCGCCGAATTCGCTGAACGTGCCCTCGAGCTCGTGGCGTCCGCGCACACGACCCGCTCCGCGTGTGACGATCACGCCGTCCGGACGTCGCTCGGAGATCGGCGTGGAGGCCGAAGGTGCGTCGAAGAGCCTGCGCACCGCGAGCGCCTCGTCGTCGCAGCCCATCGGGACCGGCACGTCGGGGCCGTTGCACGTCGGGCGGTTCGAGGGGCCCGCGGCGAAGTACGCGTGCATGGCTTCGAGATCCGGCGTCGACACTTCGGCTTCGGCGAACGCGGGCATCGTGCCGACGCCGTCGCGCGCCACCTCGACGAAGCTCGCCGCGTCTGCTTCGTAGTCGAAGAGGCTCGGCGTGCCCGGCGTCCCCGCGCCGTTCGCGCCGTGGCATCCGGCGCACGAGAGCGCGAACGCGCGAGGCAGCGTCGGAGCCGCGGGATCGTCCTGGCACTCGCCGGGCGGCGGTGGACCGCCGTCGGGATCGGGATCGGATCCCATGATGAGCCCGTTCGAGCAGGCGCTCGAGCACGTCGCGAGCGCGAGCGCCAGGAGTCGGAGGTGCCGCATCGTCGTTCTCCACCCCGTTGGTGGGACCGACGGCGGAAGCTGGTTGCGCGAAATTCGAGTCAGCCGCGGAGCGCGAGCGTCGCGGCGTTCTCGGGCACCGTGCGCCACGCACGGTCGAGCCCGAGCTCGGCGAGCGCCGTCGCGATGATCTCGATGCGCTCCGCCGCGCCGCGCGCGGCGTCGATCGCCTCGGGATCGCCGAGCTCGCGCATCGCGTGGGCCTCGATCCAGCGCACGATCGACGCGGTCAGCGCGTCCATGCCGTTCTGCTCGCCGATCTTTCGCCCTTCGCGCGCGCGCTCGAGCGCGAGCGGGAGATCACCGCGGGCGAGCGCGATGCGGGCGAGCACCGCGAGCGCCGTCGCCTTGTGGGGCTGGAACAAGAAGCCCGCGTCGTCGATCGTCTTCGTCGCCTCGCGCTCGGCGTCGTCGAGGTCGCCTTCTTCGAGCAGACCGCGCGCGATCTCCGCGCGCGCGAAGAGCATCGCCATCGCGTCGGTGGTCTGCGCGAGCACCTGATCGCGCAGCACGCTGATGCCCTCGGCGCGCGCGCCGCGCAGCACGAGGATCGAGCCGAGCGTGCCCACCGCGCGGTGGCGCGTGAAGCGATTGTCGGTGCGATCGATGAGGTCCATCGTCGCGCGCGCCTGCTCGAGCGCCGCGTCTTGATCGCCCGCGAGCGAGAGCACGCGCGCGTACCATCCGCCCGCGACCCCGAGCCCGAGGAGATCGTTGGCCTCGCTCATCGCGTCCATCGCGCCGCGCGCGGCGCGGACGGCATCGGCGAGCGCGTCGGTGCGCGGCTTGTCGGCGACCACGGTGCGCACGATCTCGCGCCACCCGCGGAACGCGGGATCGCGCGCCGCGTCGGCGGCGCTGGCGATCGCGAGCTTGTCGTCGAGCGCGGTCGCGATCGCGCGCTGACCGAGCTGCGCGAACGCGGTCGCGAGCATGAACACGGTGAACGCATACGGGCCCGTGGGCGCGGGCTCGATGCGCTGGATCGCGTGCATCAGCTCGAACATCTTGCCGGGGTTGCCCGCGGCCGCGCTCGCGAGGATCACGATGCCCGCGGACTGCGACCACTCGGGCGAGCCGGGCTCGAGCAGCTCCATCGCTTCGGTCGCGAGCGGCGTCGCGGCGTCCCACGCGGCGCGCCATCCGAGCGGCGTGCCCTTCGTGACGAGCAAGCGCGCACGCAGCGCGCCGGTCGGGTCGCACGCGAGGCCCTTGTCGGCGAGCGCGATCGCACCGTCGAGGTTGCCCGCGCGGAGCGAGGCTTCGGCGGCGGCGAGGAGATACGGCGCGGCCTTCGCGGGCTCGCCGCCGCGGAGGTGATGCTGCGCGAGCACCTGCGGATCGCGCTCGCCCGCGCGCTCGAGCCACGCCGCGGCGAGGCGATGTCCGAGCGCGCGATCGCCCTCGACGAGCATCGCGTACGCGACGTCGCGCACCAGCGCGTGGCGGAACACGTGCTCGCGCTCGCTCGCGAACTTCTCGTTGCGCCCGTGCTCGATCACCTCGAGGCGCACCAGCGTCTCGAGCCATGCGTGCAGCTCGGGCTCGGCCATCGCCTCGCCGATCAGCGCGCCGACACCGCCGGCCCAGAACGACTCGCCGTACACGCTGCCCGCGCGCAGCACGAGGCGCGCGGAGGCATCGAGCTGATCGACGCGCGACTGCACCATGCCGAGCACGCTCTCGGGCATCGACTCGTCGCCGTGCTCCGCGACGTGGCGGATGAGCTCTTCGAGATAGAACGCGTTGCCGCCCGCGCGCTCGACGATGCGGCGCACCGTGGTCTGCTCGATCTGCTCGCCGAGCAGCGCGCGCACGAGGCGTTCGGCGGCGCGCTTGGTGAGCGCTTCGATCGGCATCTCGGCGGCTTGCGTGAGCAGGCGCGGGAGCGCGTCGCGCCACTCGGGGCGCGCGAGGCCGAGCACGAAGAGCGGCTCGCTCTCCAGGCGCGCGAGCGCGCGCTCGATCAGGGCGACGCTGGGCACGTCGGCCCAGTGCAGATCCTCGATCACGATCACGAGCGGCGTGCGCGTGCAGAGGGCGCGCATCCACTCCTCGAAGGCGAGGCGCGTCTGCTCCGCCATGATGCGCGGATCGTTGCGCGCGGCGCGGAGCGGCGGGCTGGGATCGCCGGGCGCCGGGGCGTGCGCGAGCTCGCCGAGGAAGTCGAGCGCACGCGCGCGCTCCGGCGCGGGGATGACGGCGTCGACGTGCGCGCGGAGCGCGGCGTGGCGCTGCTCGTGGGTCGCGTCCTCGTGGATCTCGGCGGCCATGCGCACGAGCTGCGCGGCGGCGTGGAGCGGCGAGCCGGCGTAGAGCGGATCACAGCGCGAGGTGAGCACGGTGACGGGCTCGTCGCGCGCGGTGATGCGCGCGACGAGCTCGCGGCGGAGGCGCGACTTGCCGATGCCCGCGGGCGCGACGAGCACCACGGCGCGCGCTTCGCGCTCGGCGACGCAGGACGCGAACGTGCTCTCGAGATAGGCCATCTCGCGCTCGCGGCCGACGCACGGCGTGGGCTTGCCGAGGAGCCTGCGCGACTCGCCGGCGAACGCCCGAGCGCCGGTGAGCATGCGACCGTGTACCGAGAAACGTCCGTCGAGGAGAGACGCGGTGACCTCGTCGATTCGAACCCCGGTCGGGTTTCCCACGTTTCTTTCGAGGGTTTCGTCCAAAAGCGAGGACGCCCGATCGACGACGGGTCCCGCCGCCCAACGACCCGAGACCTCCGCCGGTCCGGTCGCGAGCGCGACGCGCACGTCGGGGATCACCGCGTGGATCGCGAGCGCGCACGCCGCCGCCTGTGCGGCTTCGTCCTTCGCATTGGGACGGCCGCGGAGCAGCACCAGCGCGGTGCCGCGCGGGAGCACGACGACGGTGCCCCCGAGCGGCTCTACACAGGCGCGCAGCGGCTCGAGGAAGCGTGCGTGCTCGTCGCTGCCGACCGTCGCGCGGTCCTCGGTCGCGACCGGAAGATGCGGCAGCTGCACGAGCACCACGCTGACGACGCGGCGCTCGCCGGTGCTCACGACCTTGCGCTTCGGCGCGCGTAGCACCGGACCGCGGGTGATCGGACCGAGCGCGTCGAGCGCGGCGAGCACCTCGTCGAGGTTGCGCGGACGCGCGTCGCGCGACTTCGAGAGCATGCGATCGACGAGCGCAGCGAAATCGCTCGGCACCTCGGGGCGGATCTCGGAGACGGAGGGCGCGTTCTCGTGCAGCGCCTGCACGAGCATCGAGACCGGGTGGTTGCCGACGAACACCGGTCGTCCGGTGAGGCACTCGAAGAGCACGCAGCCGAGCGCGTAGACGTCGGCGCGCACGTCGATGTCGCGCTCGCCGCGCACCTGCTCGGGCGCCATGTAGCCGATGCTGCCGACCATCGCGCCGGTGCCGGTCACCGCGCGCGTCGCGTGGCTGGTGCGCGCGATGCCGAAGTCGAGCAGCTTCGCGCTCGCGGGATCGCGGCCGACGAGGAAGACGTTGCTCGGCTTCACGTCGCGGTGGAGCGCGCCCTGCGCGTGCGCCGCGCGAAGACCCTCGGCGATGCGACGCGCGAGACGCACCGTGTCGTGCAGCTCGAGCCCTTCGCGCGAGAGACGCTGCGCGAGGTCTTCGCCCTCGAGCCACTCCATCGCGAGGAACGGCTCGCCGTGCTCCGTCGTACCGTGCGCGACGTAGGAGACGATCGCGGGATGCGCGAGCGTCGCGAGCACGCGCGTCTCGCGTGTGAAGCGCGCGTCGCGATCGGGATCGGGATCGTGCAGCACCTTGATCGCGACGGAGGCGTCGGTGAGGCGATCACGCGCGCGATAGACGACGCCCATGCCGCCGGCGCCGGCGCGCACGAGCACCTCGAAACGATTCGCGACGAGATCCCCGGGCCGCACTGGACCGGGGATCGTCGCCGCGGGCTCGACGTCGCGCAAGAACGTTCGTGTCGGGAGAGCGAACGTTCAGCGTTGCGGGCGTCGCGAACGCTCTGGTAGTCGACCTGACGGAGGGGCGACGAATGGCGGACAAGAAGAAGAAGATCGCGATCGTGGGCGGCGGTGGCGCGGGTCTCGGCGCGGCGTACGTGCTGGGGCGTGCCGCGGACGTGACGGTGTACGAAGCGAAATCGACACTCGGCGGACACGCGCACACGGTGGACGTGAAGGGCGCGGACGGCGTGGTGCGGCCGATCGACATGGGCGTGCTCTTGACCGACCCGTGGACCTATCCGGTGCTCTACGCGATCATCGACAAATACAAGATCGAGACGCGCGCGGCGGGCTGGACGATCGGCGCGAGCTTCAAGGACGAGAAGTGGTGGACCGGGGGGCCGGACACTGCGCTGTGGCAGCGGCTGCGAGAGCAGTGCTCGCGGTTCGAGGTGGACGCGGCGCGGATCGATCATCTGCCCGTCGAGGAGCAACTCCGGTCGGTCGAGTACTGGCTGAACAAGCTCGGATACAATGAGGAATTCGCGGCGAAGGCGCTCTCTCCGGTGCTGACGCTGCTGGTCGTGACGAGGGCGGGATTGTTGGCGGCGCCCATCGTCAACATACTGGGGCTGTTCTCGGACAAGCAGCTGTCGTTCTTCAATGGGACGACGTGGCGATTGTTCCCGAAGGGAACGCGGCAGTACGTCGATGCGATGGCGAACGACACGCCCGCGCGATGGCTGCTCGAGCGCCCGGTGCAGAAGGTGCGCCGCAGCGGGAACAGCGTGTTGATCACGGACTCGATCGGTGAAGAGCAGTATGACGAGGTGATCTTCGCGACTCAGGCGAATCTGACGCTGCAGCTGCTCGCGGACGCAACCACGGAGGAGAAAGCGATCCTCGGAGCGTTCGATTTCCAGAAGGCGGATGTCTATCTGCACAGCGATACGAGCGTGCTGAGTCAGCACCTGCCGCACGAGCTGTGCTCGCAGTACTGGTACGACGGCGACGACGTGAAGCCGGACCTGCAGGGCGTGTTCAGCCTCAACGTCGGTGTCGGTCTGGGACTGCCGGCGAGCGCGGGCCCGACGATCATCACCGGGTACAATCACGACTCGACGGCGAAGCGGCCGGACCCGTCGAAGGTGTTCGCGTACGAGCAGTGGAAGCACGAGCTCGCGACGCTGAAGCAGACGGGCGCGCGGTCGGAGTTCCATTCGATCCAGGGAAACATGAACACCTGGCATTGCGGGACTTCGACGGTGTGGGCGAGCGCGGATGCGGTGATCACGAGCGGTATGGTCGTGGGCACTCGGCCGGAGCTCGGAGGAACGTTCCCGTTCACGCAGTCGGACGCGCTCGAGGACTATCAGCAGATCCAGAGCGTGATGTTCCCGACGCAGGAGAAGAAGAGCGCGAAAGCGCGTCAGTGTCCGGGATATCGGCGGACGAGGTGAGCGACCTGCGAGGTGGCGGCTCCGCCGCCACCTCGCCGCCACTTCGCCGACCCACGTTCGGTTTCCTGTAGGATTCACACAGTGAGAGCCCGGTACGCGACGTGCTCAGTCGCCGACCCGTGACTCAGCCACGCCTCATCGAACCGGGCAGCGTCTACCTCATCACGCGCCGCGTCCTCCGCCGATATCACCTCTTCGCGCCCGACGCGCGCATGAATCGCATCTTCCTTTACACGCTCGCCGTCGCGGCAGCGCGTGCCGGCGTGCTCGTCCACACGGCCGTGCTCATGAGCACTCACGAGCATCTCGTGGTGACTGATCCGGAAGGTAGACTCCCCGAGTTCCTTCATTATCTGCACCGTCACGTCGCGCTGGCGACGAAGGCTCTTCGCAAATGGGACGGCGCGGTGTGGGACCACGAAGCGACCAGCGTCGTCGAGCTGCGCACTCCGGCCGCAGTCGCCGAGAAGATCGCCTATGCGATCGCGAATCCCGTCGCCGCGGCGCTCGTGCGCCGTGCGCGTGATTGGCCGGGCGTGACCACGCGATCGACTGACATTGGCCAATGCGAGTGGCGCATCGAGCGCCCAGCGGAGTACTTCGCGCCGGACGACGAACGATGGCCGTCGAGCGTCGTGCTGCGCCTCGAGATGCCGCGCGCTGCCGGCGAGCTCGGCATGGCTGCGGCTGAGTTCCGAGAGCTCATCGCGCACGAGGTCGCCGCGTTCGAGTCGACCGCGCGCGCGGAGGTGAGCCAGCGCGGCGGAGCGTTCCTCGGCGCGGATCGTTGCGCGAAGCTCTCGCCGTTCCGACGGGCGCGCTCGCCCGAGCCACTACGGTCTCTCGCGCCTGCGTTTGCGGTGGGGCGCGGCAATCGCGACGCATTGATCGCATCCGCGACGCGGCTGCGCGCGTTCCGATTGAGCTATCGACACGCATTCGAGTCCTGGCGCACGGGACGACGCGACGTGCCGTTCCCAGCGGGCACGTGGTCGATGCGTCAGACGCACGGCGCACTCGTCGCGCCGGCGTGCGTCGCTGCCTGATTCGAGTCGCTGTGCGCGTGCGCGCTGGCCCGGGTGCGCACGGGGCGCGAGACGATCCGGGCGTCGCCGGCGGGATCTGTCGAGCTGCGCGCTCCTGCACGTCCGCGCGCCGGCTCTCGTTCGTTGCAAGCGGCCAAATCGCTCGGCTGCGCGACGAAGCGCCGTGTTCGCATCCCCAATAGGCGACGCGAACCGGTCTCGTCCGTTCGGAGCCGCGCGATCGATCTCCGACGCAACGTCGGTCGGCCCTCACGGCGCGAAACGAACGTGGGTCATCCTTCTCCCCGCCCAGCCGTCTCCACGATCCGACGCACGTCCGCCCCATTAGGCATCCGACCTTCGGCGCGCTCCGCGCGACCTCCGCCGCGTCCTCCCGTCGCTTTCGCGACCTCGCCCAACAGCACTCGCGCGTCAGCGCTGGATCCGGGCCCGCGTGCCACCACCACGTGCACTCCGCCGTCGACCGGCCCCGCGACGACGACCAGCCGGTCCCCTTCGCGCGTCATCTCCGCCGGGACCTGCCGGATCACCTCGATTCCGCCCTCCTCGACCCACACGCGTTCTTCAATGCGCGCACCGCTCGCGATGCTCCTCGCGAGCAGTGCGCGCATCCGTCCGAGCTCCTGACGAGCCCCCTCGAGCGACTCACGTACGCGCTCGACACCGCCTCGCACTTCGAGCGGCCCCGTCTGCAGGCCGCGCGCGAGGTCCCTGAGCACCGCGCTCTCGGCGAGCAGCTCTCCCCGCGCCCTCGCGCCCGCCGAGAACGAGATCCGCGTCCCGCCCTTGTAGCGCTCGCTTCCGATCACACGCAGCACGCCAATCTGCGCCGTACGCAGCACGTGCGTCCCTCCGCACGGAGACACGTCGACGCCGCCCGCGTCCACCACGCGCACCCGGGAATGCTCGGCCTTCGGCGCGCGACGCAGCGGTAGCGCCGCGAGCTCCTAGCTCGTCGGGAACCACGCGCGCACCACACGATCTTCGTCGATCACCCGGTGCACGAAGCTCTCCGCCTCCGCGATGCGCGCCTCCGCGATGCCGTCGCGATCCACGTCGATCGTGCACACCGACTCGCCGAGCCTCGAGCTGACGGTCTCCGCGCCCGAGACCTCGACGAGTGCCCGCGACAAGAGGTGCTGCGCGGTGTGCAGCGCCATGTGCACCCGCCGCCGCGCGACGTCGATCGCCCCGTGCACGCTCGCGCCAATCGCCGGCAGCGGCCCCTCCACGACGTGATGCACGCGCCCGTGGTCGTCGATCTGCACGTCGAGCACGCGCGCTCCAGCGAGCAGGCCGCGATCCGCCATCTGCCCGCCGGACTCCGGGTAGAAGGCGCTCCGGTCCAGCACCAAAGACGAACGCTCGCCATGCCGCGAATGCTCAACCACGGTCGCGTCGAATTCCGCGAGAAGCGCGTCTTCCTGTTCCAGGCGCACGGTGCTCATCGCGCAGGGTGGTAGCATGCGCCCCGCTCGCGATGCCGCGCTCTGCGTTCCTCTTCACCTCGGACGCCCGCGGTCTCGTGGAGCGTCGGTTCGACCCCGAGTCGTTCGAGACGCTCGGTCACGTGGAATCCGCGCCCTACCTCGCCGGACCCACGTGGATGTCGCGCATTTTCTCGCGTTTCCGGCCGACCGACGTTCGTCCCAAAACCCTCCGCGCCCCCTTCGACCACACGGGCCGCGACATCCTCACCCTCCTCCCTCCCACCGTCCCGCTCCTCGACGGCCACGACGACCCCATCGGCGCCACCCGACTCGCATCGGGCCGCGTCACCTGCCTCCCCCCGCGCGAGCCCGGCGACACCGTCGTCCTCCGCGACCTCTGGGCAACCACGGTCCGCCTCCTCGACGGCGCGCACTTCGCGATCGAGACCCACGACGGCGAGCCGATCGTCATCGCCTTCGCGCGTGCCCCGCTGATCGTCGCCGCACCGACGACCCGCACGCTCGACGAGCACCTCGACGCCGTCTCGCCGTTCGTGTCCTCCGCGTGCCGCGACGCGCTCGTCCGCGCGAGCGACGGCCTGCGCACCGCGCAGGTCGTCGAGATCCACGAAGGCGACACCGTCGACGTGCTCGGCCTCACGTGGATGCCCGACGACGCCGAGCGCCGCTTCGATCTCCGCGCCCGCACCGCGGGCTATCGCAGCGCGCCTCGCCCCCTGCGTCTCGTGATCGCCGACGCGCCCGGCACCCGCATCGTGATTCGCCGGACCGGCGCTCGCCTGCGATAGAGTGTCCCCGTGCGCGAGGGGGAGCCCACCCGGCAGATTCCGACGATCCCGCCCGCGTCCGAGCCGCTCATCGGGCGCGACGCGGACGTGCGCGCGGTGCGCGCCGCGCTCGCACGAGGACGCGTCGTCTCGATCGTCGGCCCGCCCGGCGTCGGAAAGACGCGCCTCG includes:
- a CDS encoding di-heme oxidoredictase family protein, with protein sequence MRHLRLLALALATCSSACSNGLIMGSDPDPDGGPPPPGECQDDPAAPTLPRAFALSCAGCHGANGAGTPGTPSLFDYEADAASFVEVARDGVGTMPAFAEAEVSTPDLEAMHAYFAAGPSNRPTCNGPDVPVPMGCDDEALAVRRLFDAPSASTPISERRPDGVIVTRGAGRVRGRHELEGTFSEFGGRYFENRSYAFEIEDHVAAGEDLVRIRYLPEAQPTTLGPTTNFRYWKVYGDGNVFHRNTDLDEVAPMTWQQDVVGNGRENRPMQVGDVLEFEFGVFIAGNQPGDPGAIEGRTAYYTDTFRYVVGEGRLTSENHDASGVLGPVADARLAGDTTIPWIYAEPQLYFSQMALNMQPDHVQPWLEGRRLFHTDFETGAHSEGDNPVLESSAGMLGPLFNVHRCSECHERNGRSAPPDIGVPLDRVAIKLYGDGPLGNQLQPSEGAVTIARYEEHDVTFADGTVVTLQRPVFAFPADGMRASVRVARQLLGMGLLEAIDEETIVSRADPTDCNGDGISGRVQLATDPRTGETHVGRIGWRAEKISVEHQVADALEADLGVTSEYFPEAGGHFEISAEDLARMTTYMRLLGMPAQRDASDPQVRQGEALFRDLGCVGCHAPTAHTGSTHPFIELRDQDIRPYSDLLLHDLGEDLADTSGGEQGREWRTPPLWGIGLVETVSGHTRLLHDGRARTFLEAILWHGGEAEAVKQRVLMLDAAQRDALVAFLRSL
- a CDS encoding serine/threonine-protein kinase PknK, with the translated sequence MRDVEPAATIPGPVRPGDLVANRFEVLVRAGAGGMGVVYRARDRLTDASVAIKVLHDPDPDRDARFTRETRVLATLAHPAIVSYVAHGTTEHGEPFLAMEWLEGEDLAQRLSREGLELHDTVRLARRIAEGLRAAHAQGALHRDVKPSNVFLVGRDPASAKLLDFGIARTSHATRAVTGTGAMVGSIGYMAPEQVRGERDIDVRADVYALGCVLFECLTGRPVFVGNHPVSMLVQALHENAPSVSEIRPEVPSDFAALVDRMLSKSRDARPRNLDEVLAALDALGPITRGPVLRAPKRKVVSTGERRVVSVVLVQLPHLPVATEDRATVGSDEHARFLEPLRACVEPLGGTVVVLPRGTALVLLRGRPNAKDEAAQAAACALAIHAVIPDVRVALATGPAEVSGRWAAGPVVDRASSLLDETLERNVGNPTGVRIDEVTASLLDGRFSVHGRMLTGARAFAGESRRLLGKPTPCVGREREMAYLESTFASCVAEREARAVVLVAPAGIGKSRLRRELVARITARDEPVTVLTSRCDPLYAGSPLHAAAQLVRMAAEIHEDATHEQRHAALRAHVDAVIPAPERARALDFLGELAHAPAPGDPSPPLRAARNDPRIMAEQTRLAFEEWMRALCTRTPLVIVIEDLHWADVPSVALIERALARLESEPLFVLGLARPEWRDALPRLLTQAAEMPIEALTKRAAERLVRALLGEQIEQTTVRRIVERAGGNAFYLEELIRHVAEHGDESMPESVLGMVQSRVDQLDASARLVLRAGSVYGESFWAGGVGALIGEAMAEPELHAWLETLVRLEVIEHGRNEKFASEREHVFRHALVRDVAYAMLVEGDRALGHRLAAAWLERAGERDPQVLAQHHLRGGEPAKAAPYLLAAAEASLRAGNLDGAIALADKGLACDPTGALRARLLVTKGTPLGWRAAWDAATPLATEAMELLEPGSPEWSQSAGIVILASAAAGNPGKMFELMHAIQRIEPAPTGPYAFTVFMLATAFAQLGQRAIATALDDKLAIASAADAARDPAFRGWREIVRTVVADKPRTDALADAVRAARGAMDAMSEANDLLGLGVAGGWYARVLSLAGDQDAALEQARATMDLIDRTDNRFTRHRAVGTLGSILVLRGARAEGISVLRDQVLAQTTDAMAMLFARAEIARGLLEEGDLDDAEREATKTIDDAGFLFQPHKATALAVLARIALARGDLPLALERAREGRKIGEQNGMDALTASIVRWIEAHAMRELGDPEAIDAARGAAERIEIIATALAELGLDRAWRTVPENAATLALRG
- a CDS encoding FAD-dependent oxidoreductase; protein product: MADKKKKIAIVGGGGAGLGAAYVLGRAADVTVYEAKSTLGGHAHTVDVKGADGVVRPIDMGVLLTDPWTYPVLYAIIDKYKIETRAAGWTIGASFKDEKWWTGGPDTALWQRLREQCSRFEVDAARIDHLPVEEQLRSVEYWLNKLGYNEEFAAKALSPVLTLLVVTRAGLLAAPIVNILGLFSDKQLSFFNGTTWRLFPKGTRQYVDAMANDTPARWLLERPVQKVRRSGNSVLITDSIGEEQYDEVIFATQANLTLQLLADATTEEKAILGAFDFQKADVYLHSDTSVLSQHLPHELCSQYWYDGDDVKPDLQGVFSLNVGVGLGLPASAGPTIITGYNHDSTAKRPDPSKVFAYEQWKHELATLKQTGARSEFHSIQGNMNTWHCGTSTVWASADAVITSGMVVGTRPELGGTFPFTQSDALEDYQQIQSVMFPTQEKKSAKARQCPGYRRTR
- a CDS encoding DHHA1 domain-containing protein encodes the protein MRALLARSIASGARIEERVWVEEGGIEVIRQVPAEMTREGDRLVVVAGPVDGGVHVVVARGPGSSADARVLLGEVAKATGGRGGGRAERAEGRMPNGADVRRIVETAGRGEG
- a CDS encoding alanine--tRNA ligase-related protein, with the translated sequence MSTVRLEQEDALLAEFDATVVEHSRHGERSSLVLDRSAFYPESGGQMADRGLLAGARVLDVQIDDHGRVHHVVEGPLPAIGASVHGAIDVARRRVHMALHTAQHLLSRALVEVSGAETVSSRLGESVCTIDVDRDGIAEARIAEAESFVHRVIDEDRVVRAWFPTS